Proteins encoded in a region of the Streptomyces sp. NBC_00258 genome:
- a CDS encoding GntR family transcriptional regulator: MPRTGSGNGAVTRSTLRQQIADALRDEVLAGRLKPGQEFTVKEIAEQYGVSATPVREALVDLSAQGLLDADQHRGFSVHEYSLNDYRGMIEARSLVTDSIFRGLLDGEATTTRGARAALATRIDDPRTGAALAGVRRRGEEAQRAASAGDLNILIGYDLRFWRELSGLFGNPYLADFLHRLRVQSWVCAVQHLRRVDDLRGRLWAEHTALVDALTERDAPTAHAIVTAYDAHSLALIEQLVAD, encoded by the coding sequence ATGCCCCGCACCGGCAGCGGCAATGGCGCCGTCACCCGCAGCACCCTGCGGCAGCAGATCGCGGACGCGCTCCGCGACGAGGTGCTGGCCGGACGCCTCAAGCCGGGCCAGGAGTTCACGGTCAAGGAGATCGCCGAGCAGTACGGCGTCTCCGCGACCCCCGTCCGCGAGGCCCTGGTCGATCTGTCGGCCCAGGGCCTGCTGGACGCGGACCAGCACCGCGGCTTCAGCGTCCACGAGTACTCGCTGAACGACTACCGGGGCATGATCGAGGCCCGCAGCCTGGTCACGGACAGCATCTTCCGCGGGCTGCTCGACGGGGAGGCCACCACCACCCGGGGCGCCCGCGCCGCGCTCGCCACGCGGATCGACGACCCGCGCACCGGTGCCGCGCTCGCCGGGGTGCGGCGGCGCGGCGAGGAGGCCCAGCGGGCGGCCTCCGCCGGTGACCTCAACATCCTCATCGGCTACGACCTGCGCTTCTGGCGCGAGCTCAGCGGGCTGTTCGGCAACCCCTATCTCGCCGACTTCCTGCACCGGCTGCGTGTCCAGTCCTGGGTCTGCGCGGTCCAGCACCTGCGCCGGGTCGACGACCTGCGCGGCCGTCTGTGGGCCGAGCACACGGCCCTCGTGGACGCCCTCACCGAACGCGACGCCCCGACCGCACACGCGATCGTGACCGCGTACGACGCGCACTCGCTGGCGCTGATCGAGCAGTTGGTCGCCGACTAG
- a CDS encoding aspartate aminotransferase family protein, translating to MTPQPNPQAGAAVKAADRAHVFHSWSAQELIDPLAVAGAEGAYFWDYDGKRYLDFTSGLVFTNIGYQHPKVVAAIQEQAASMTTFAPAFAVEARSEAARLIAERTPGDLDKIFFTNGGAEAVENATRMARLHTGRPKVLSAYRSYHGATAAAINLTGDPRRWPNDSGAAGVVHFWAPFLYRSPFHAETEQQECERALQHLEDTIVFEGPATIAAIILETIPGTAGIMMPPPGYLEGVRSLCDEYGIVFVLDEVMAGFGRTGHWFAADHYGVVPDLMTFAKGVNSGYVPLGGVAISPAIAETFAKRPYPGGLTYSGHPLACAAAVATLNVMEEEDILGQATRIGAAVLGPGLRELAERHPSVGEVRGTGVFWALELVRDRETREPLVPYNASGTANAPMAAFGAAAKAHGLWPFINMNRTHVVPPCNITEAEAKEGLAALDEALSVADEHTV from the coding sequence ATGACCCCTCAGCCCAATCCCCAGGCCGGCGCCGCCGTGAAGGCCGCGGACCGTGCGCATGTGTTCCACTCCTGGTCAGCGCAGGAGCTCATCGACCCGCTCGCCGTCGCCGGTGCGGAGGGGGCGTACTTCTGGGACTACGACGGCAAGCGGTATCTGGACTTCACCAGCGGGCTCGTCTTCACGAACATCGGCTACCAGCACCCGAAGGTCGTCGCCGCGATCCAGGAGCAGGCCGCGAGCATGACGACGTTCGCGCCGGCCTTCGCCGTCGAGGCCCGGTCGGAGGCGGCCCGGCTGATCGCCGAGCGGACACCGGGGGATCTGGACAAGATCTTCTTCACCAACGGTGGCGCCGAGGCCGTCGAGAACGCCACGCGCATGGCCAGGCTGCACACCGGCCGCCCGAAGGTGCTCTCCGCCTACCGCTCGTACCACGGCGCGACCGCCGCCGCGATCAACCTCACCGGTGACCCGCGCCGCTGGCCGAACGACAGCGGGGCGGCCGGGGTCGTGCACTTCTGGGCGCCGTTCCTGTACCGCTCGCCCTTCCACGCGGAGACCGAGCAGCAGGAGTGCGAGCGCGCGCTCCAGCACCTGGAGGACACGATCGTCTTCGAGGGCCCCGCCACCATCGCGGCGATCATCCTGGAGACGATTCCGGGCACGGCCGGGATCATGATGCCGCCGCCGGGATATCTGGAGGGCGTCCGCTCGCTCTGCGACGAGTACGGGATCGTCTTCGTCCTGGACGAGGTCATGGCGGGCTTCGGAAGGACCGGGCACTGGTTCGCCGCGGACCACTACGGGGTCGTGCCGGACCTGATGACGTTCGCGAAGGGTGTGAACTCCGGGTACGTGCCGCTGGGCGGTGTTGCCATCTCCCCCGCCATCGCCGAGACCTTCGCGAAGCGCCCCTACCCCGGCGGACTCACCTACTCCGGGCACCCTCTCGCCTGTGCCGCCGCCGTCGCGACCCTCAACGTGATGGAGGAGGAGGACATCCTCGGCCAGGCCACCCGGATCGGCGCGGCCGTGCTCGGTCCCGGGCTGCGCGAGCTGGCCGAACGCCACCCGAGCGTCGGCGAGGTCCGCGGCACGGGCGTCTTCTGGGCCCTGGAACTCGTACGGGACAGGGAGACGCGGGAGCCGCTGGTGCCGTACAACGCGTCCGGTACGGCGAACGCGCCCATGGCGGCGTTCGGTGCCGCGGCGAAGGCGCACGGACTGTGGCCCTTCATCAACATGAACCGCACCCATGTCGTTCCCCCGTGCAACATCACGGAGGCCGAGGCCAAGGAGGGTCTGGCCGCGCTCGACGAGGCGCTCTCGGTGGCCGACGAGCACACGGTGTAG
- a CDS encoding type 1 glutamine amidotransferase family protein — MNGIRKPVHLAVYDTLADWETGHTTAYLARGGYEIRTVGASLAPVRSVGGLRIQPDVALDDLRPEDSSLLILPGADLWDTSDDLAPFARKAREFLEADVPVAAICGGTAGLAREGLLDDRAHTSAVSFYLAATGYKGGERYVDTDAVTDGKLITAGPTEPVAFAREVFGLLGVYEGEVLDAWYRLFHDSDAEAYAVLEAAGQ; from the coding sequence ATGAACGGCATCCGCAAGCCCGTACACCTCGCCGTCTACGACACGCTCGCCGACTGGGAGACCGGCCACACGACCGCGTACCTCGCGAGGGGCGGCTACGAGATCCGGACGGTCGGAGCGTCTCTCGCCCCCGTGAGGTCCGTCGGCGGGCTGCGGATCCAGCCCGACGTCGCGCTCGACGATCTGCGGCCCGAGGACAGCTCGCTGCTGATCCTGCCGGGGGCCGATCTGTGGGACACGAGCGACGACCTCGCCCCCTTCGCCCGCAAGGCGCGGGAGTTCCTGGAGGCCGACGTGCCCGTCGCCGCGATCTGCGGGGGCACGGCAGGCCTCGCCCGCGAGGGACTCCTCGACGACCGGGCCCACACCAGTGCCGTCTCCTTCTACCTGGCGGCCACGGGGTACAAGGGCGGCGAGCGGTACGTCGACACCGACGCCGTCACGGACGGCAAGCTGATCACCGCCGGGCCCACCGAGCCCGTCGCGTTCGCGCGGGAGGTGTTCGGACTGCTCGGGGTGTACGAGGGAGAGGTGCTCGACGCCTGGTACCGGCTGTTCCACGACTCGGACGCGGAGGCGTACGCGGTGCTTGAGGCGGCCGGCCAGTGA